In Hallerella succinigenes, the following are encoded in one genomic region:
- a CDS encoding histidine phosphatase family protein yields the protein MSFLSAEQVLCCIAPGERVTLLLRHAERRHITAQDADHGAHVPLTEKGGEQALAAGKELSVLNGPYFFGSSPVFRCRQTAAFIAEACGASEYAVPEKVAPLQPLAEFYVSDFEEYMRHLREGFYPAICKWVADGRLSGFTPVKEGSEALLKFVLEHSTGNFNVFCTHDAWVVPFLSHFTDVSFNPNRWLNFLSGAAILYKPENPLETAKILPIKFIRDGYLVFSDWEANNKTQV from the coding sequence ATGAGTTTTTTATCGGCAGAACAGGTTCTGTGCTGTATTGCGCCGGGTGAACGCGTCACCTTGTTGCTGCGCCATGCGGAACGTCGCCATATTACCGCTCAAGACGCGGACCACGGCGCTCATGTGCCGCTCACCGAAAAAGGCGGCGAGCAGGCTTTGGCCGCGGGCAAGGAACTTTCCGTTTTGAACGGTCCGTATTTCTTCGGATCGAGTCCTGTTTTCCGCTGTCGGCAGACCGCTGCCTTCATTGCAGAGGCCTGTGGAGCTTCGGAATATGCAGTTCCCGAAAAAGTGGCGCCTTTACAGCCTCTTGCCGAGTTCTACGTATCTGATTTTGAAGAATATATGCGCCATTTGCGTGAAGGTTTTTATCCGGCGATCTGCAAATGGGTCGCGGACGGGCGACTTTCGGGATTTACTCCGGTTAAAGAAGGCTCAGAAGCCCTCCTCAAGTTCGTTTTGGAACATTCGACGGGAAATTTTAACGTGTTTTGCACGCATGATGCTTGGGTTGTGCCGTTTCTTTCGCATTTTACCGACGTCAGCTTTAACCCAAACCGTTGGTTGAACTTCCTTTCGGGTGCTGCGATTCTGTATAAACCGGAAAATCCACTTGAAACGGCAAAAATATTACCGATCAAGTTTATCCGTGACGGATATCTCGTCTTCTCGGATTGGGAAGCGAATAATAAAACACAAGTCTAA
- a CDS encoding PorV/PorQ family protein, which yields MFRLMNFKHLAISTVLCACSLSFAGGKYWNVDEGGTTMKFLSMPTSPRSAALAGAGVATPQGFSEVSRNPLATTSSNSAQAGIGHIVFSSNVDAKLTSVYFGLPFEYANTSAAVEYLGYGDIEGRDEEGFKLEDYGAMAWAVQLGIGSKPSIFNWAISARFASQTIDNSTAIALLADGGASFKLNRYITFGATVTNFGWVSEYESEEESAPMALQAGITGSHPILEIFDIAVHADAYRRADYNPEWRFGGELLYKKSLAFRAGYAYRDKTDSGISAGLGIVFGRFQFDYAYASSPVLDGNHLFHLGIGF from the coding sequence ATGTTTAGACTCATGAACTTCAAACATCTCGCCATTTCGACCGTTCTTTGCGCCTGCTCCCTTTCGTTTGCAGGAGGAAAATATTGGAATGTAGACGAAGGCGGCACGACGATGAAGTTCCTTTCCATGCCCACGTCGCCGCGTTCTGCAGCCCTTGCCGGTGCAGGAGTCGCAACTCCGCAGGGATTTTCGGAAGTTTCACGCAACCCTCTCGCCACGACATCTTCGAATTCGGCTCAAGCCGGTATCGGACACATCGTCTTTTCGAGCAATGTCGATGCGAAGCTCACCTCCGTCTACTTTGGACTTCCTTTTGAATATGCAAATACCAGTGCGGCGGTCGAATATCTGGGCTACGGCGATATCGAAGGCCGTGACGAAGAAGGCTTTAAGCTAGAAGATTACGGTGCGATGGCTTGGGCTGTCCAGCTCGGCATCGGAAGCAAGCCGTCCATCTTTAACTGGGCCATTTCCGCAAGATTCGCTTCGCAGACAATCGACAATTCGACAGCTATCGCACTTCTTGCCGATGGCGGTGCAAGCTTTAAGCTCAATCGATACATTACCTTTGGCGCGACTGTGACGAACTTCGGTTGGGTTTCGGAATACGAAAGCGAAGAAGAATCCGCTCCGATGGCTTTGCAGGCAGGCATCACCGGTTCCCATCCGATTCTCGAGATTTTTGATATTGCCGTCCATGCCGATGCATACCGCCGTGCTGACTATAATCCGGAATGGCGCTTCGGCGGTGAACTGCTCTATAAAAAGAGTCTCGCATTCCGCGCAGGTTACGCCTACCGCGACAAAACGGATAGCGGAATTTCTGCCGGTTTGGGCATCGTTTTTGGACGATTCCAGTTCGATTACGCCTACGCTTCAAGCCCTGTTCTCGATGGAAATCACCTGTTTCACTTGGGCATCGGTTTCTAA
- the rdgB gene encoding RdgB/HAM1 family non-canonical purine NTP pyrophosphatase gives MKKLVVIATGNAGKVREFSKAFENSDPNLEFKTQKEVGFSIDVEENGSSFQENARIKALAVAEFLKSKQISATVIADDSGLEVKALDGAPGIHSARFAGEHGNSRANNEKLLRELSDASDRSARFVCHLCIVHVNGKIDDVEGECPGKIIEEFRGEEGFGYDPLFVANGKTQTFAEMSLEEKQALSHRGHAIEILKSRKILSER, from the coding sequence GTGAAAAAACTCGTGGTCATCGCAACTGGAAACGCTGGCAAGGTTCGCGAATTTTCCAAGGCATTTGAAAATTCCGATCCGAACTTGGAATTCAAAACACAGAAGGAAGTCGGCTTCTCTATCGACGTAGAAGAAAACGGTTCCTCCTTTCAAGAAAACGCTCGAATCAAAGCTTTGGCGGTTGCCGAATTCTTAAAGTCGAAGCAGATTTCGGCGACGGTCATCGCGGATGATTCCGGTTTGGAAGTCAAGGCTCTTGACGGTGCTCCGGGCATTCACAGTGCCCGCTTTGCTGGGGAACATGGAAATTCCCGTGCAAACAATGAAAAACTTTTACGTGAACTTTCGGACGCATCCGATCGTTCCGCACGATTCGTCTGTCACTTGTGCATTGTGCATGTGAATGGAAAAATCGATGATGTCGAAGGGGAATGCCCGGGAAAAATCATCGAGGAATTTCGCGGAGAGGAAGGCTTTGGTTACGATCCGCTTTTTGTGGCGAATGGAAAAACGCAGACTTTTGCAGAAATGTCTCTCGAAGAAAAACAGGCTTTGAGCCATCGCGGTCATGCGATAGAAATCCTCAAGTCTCGAAAGATTCTTTCGGAGCGTTAA
- the rsmA gene encoding 16S rRNA (adenine(1518)-N(6)/adenine(1519)-N(6))-dimethyltransferase RsmA, producing the protein MDRDRRRRFGQNFLDVETANLLASDIPLSAGDSILEIGPGHGSLTEPLLAQGVPVTAVEIDEECVAYLKDKFAGYSNFHIVNQDILRFPIDEWLKENPKPWLAGNLPYNISTGIVAKVMPLLKKTHGFMCMVQYEVAERFCAEPHSRNYGSLSVWIRAHATGKMLRKIGPEHFTPKPNVDSATVLLTPRPDPLDAPLDFFDFVQDAFSQKRKVITNSLSCRYEKAKIAQALERCEFAPTTRAEELSPEELLKLYEVLKSN; encoded by the coding sequence ATGGATAGAGATCGTCGACGCCGCTTTGGCCAAAATTTTTTGGATGTGGAGACTGCGAACCTGCTTGCCTCGGATATTCCGCTGTCTGCGGGTGACTCCATTCTAGAAATCGGTCCGGGCCATGGATCCCTGACGGAACCTTTGCTCGCTCAGGGCGTTCCGGTAACGGCTGTCGAAATCGACGAGGAATGCGTCGCCTATCTCAAGGACAAGTTCGCCGGCTATTCGAATTTCCATATTGTGAACCAGGACATTCTCCGTTTCCCGATCGACGAATGGCTTAAAGAAAATCCGAAGCCTTGGCTTGCGGGGAATTTGCCGTACAACATCTCCACGGGCATCGTCGCAAAAGTGATGCCGTTACTGAAAAAGACGCACGGTTTTATGTGCATGGTCCAGTATGAAGTTGCGGAACGGTTCTGTGCAGAACCGCATTCCCGAAACTATGGAAGCCTTTCCGTCTGGATCCGTGCTCATGCGACGGGAAAGATGCTTCGCAAGATCGGCCCCGAACATTTTACGCCGAAACCGAACGTAGATAGCGCCACGGTGCTTCTCACGCCGCGCCCCGATCCGCTCGATGCTCCGCTGGATTTTTTTGATTTTGTCCAAGACGCTTTTTCGCAAAAGCGCAAGGTCATCACGAATTCGCTTTCTTGCCGTTACGAAAAAGCGAAAATTGCGCAGGCGCTTGAACGTTGCGAATTTGCTCCGACAACGCGTGCAGAAGAACTTTCGCCCGAAGAACTTTTGAAGCTTTACGAAGTTTTGAAGTCCAACTAG
- a CDS encoding phosphatase PAP2 family protein, whose product MLKKILDFDERFSRYLYSHRFSAKTDKWLRLYTRLGDGYVWALIIILILVFHGPMILAEVLAMVFPSLVASLALYWTLKLSTKRPRPFVAIPEFKALVPPLDKYSFPSGHTMNNLAIATTVLLTVPAAGAVMIALPLTWGFLRVYFGVHWLTDVIGGFILGVASFAIGHLVWVFALSPLVSGYFQG is encoded by the coding sequence ATGCTGAAAAAGATTCTTGATTTCGACGAAAGATTTTCCCGTTATCTCTACTCGCATCGTTTTTCCGCGAAAACGGACAAATGGTTGCGCCTTTATACGCGTCTGGGTGATGGCTATGTTTGGGCGTTGATTATCATTTTGATTCTGGTGTTTCACGGTCCGATGATCCTTGCGGAAGTTCTTGCTATGGTTTTCCCTTCGCTCGTGGCGTCCCTTGCGCTGTACTGGACTCTGAAACTTTCGACCAAGCGTCCGCGTCCTTTTGTGGCGATTCCGGAATTCAAGGCTTTGGTTCCGCCTCTCGACAAGTACAGCTTTCCGTCTGGTCATACGATGAATAACCTCGCGATTGCGACGACTGTGCTTTTGACGGTTCCGGCAGCCGGGGCTGTGATGATTGCTCTGCCGCTTACGTGGGGATTTCTCCGCGTGTATTTCGGAGTGCATTGGCTGACGGATGTCATCGGAGGCTTTATACTTGGCGTTGCGAGTTTTGCCATTGGACATCTGGTCTGGGTCTTCGCCCTTTCACCGCTCGTTTCAGGATATTTCCAGGGATGA
- a CDS encoding phosphomannomutase: MKISVNDMMNSSGVGFGTSGARGLVSKMTDLVCYSYTHAFLAYCEKNYPSEKTVAIAGDLRPSTGRILQALATAAIDMDWKVIYSGRIPSPAIALYGIEKALPSIMVTGSHIPADRNGIKFNHPKGEISKKDETGIRAESFEVEDSKFDKGMLKSPATLPAEDPTAREDYTNRYIAFFGEKALSGFTIGMYQHSAVGRDIITDILTKLGAYVKPLGRSETFIPVDTEAVRPEDIELGIQWAKEGLDAIISTDGDSDRPLFADATGKWVRGDVLGILAAASLGIERIATPVSCNTALEKCGLFDKTLRTRIGSPYVIAGMQELDGEGKTVAGYEANGGFLLETDITLDGKTLKALATRDALLPQLAILVRARKELTGVEDLFKSLPKRFTASDRVKEFPTEKSKAKVAEIAEKKLGEKYFGKLVGKLVAEDSTDGYRMTFDQGDIIHLRPSGNAPELRCYIECDTAARAEELKGKVLAIMQGWKA; the protein is encoded by the coding sequence ATGAAGATTTCCGTAAACGACATGATGAATTCGAGCGGCGTCGGCTTCGGTACGAGTGGCGCCCGCGGTCTCGTTTCCAAAATGACGGACCTCGTGTGCTACAGCTACACCCACGCATTCCTCGCCTACTGCGAAAAGAATTACCCGTCCGAAAAGACGGTTGCAATTGCAGGCGATTTACGCCCGAGCACGGGTCGCATTCTACAGGCTCTCGCGACGGCCGCCATCGATATGGATTGGAAGGTCATTTACAGCGGACGCATTCCGAGCCCGGCGATCGCCCTTTACGGAATCGAAAAGGCTCTCCCGTCCATCATGGTCACCGGAAGCCATATTCCAGCCGACCGCAACGGCATCAAGTTTAACCACCCGAAGGGTGAAATTTCGAAGAAAGACGAAACGGGCATCCGAGCCGAATCCTTCGAAGTCGAAGATTCCAAGTTCGACAAGGGCATGCTCAAGTCCCCGGCCACCCTTCCAGCAGAAGACCCGACCGCCCGTGAAGACTACACAAACCGCTACATCGCCTTCTTCGGCGAAAAGGCTCTTTCCGGCTTCACCATCGGTATGTACCAACATTCCGCAGTGGGCCGCGACATCATCACGGACATTCTGACAAAGCTCGGCGCTTACGTCAAGCCGCTCGGACGTTCCGAAACGTTCATCCCGGTCGACACCGAAGCGGTTCGTCCGGAAGACATTGAACTCGGCATCCAATGGGCAAAGGAAGGCCTTGACGCAATTATCAGCACCGATGGCGACAGCGACCGCCCGCTCTTTGCAGACGCGACCGGCAAGTGGGTCCGTGGGGACGTCCTCGGCATTCTCGCCGCCGCATCTCTTGGCATTGAACGCATAGCAACTCCGGTGAGCTGCAATACGGCTCTTGAAAAATGTGGACTTTTCGATAAAACTCTCCGCACCCGCATCGGAAGTCCGTACGTCATCGCCGGCATGCAGGAACTCGACGGCGAAGGTAAAACCGTCGCAGGCTACGAAGCCAACGGAGGATTCCTTCTCGAAACGGACATCACTTTGGACGGCAAGACCCTCAAGGCTCTCGCGACCCGCGACGCCCTGCTTCCGCAGCTCGCCATCCTCGTGCGAGCCCGCAAGGAACTCACCGGCGTTGAAGATCTGTTCAAGAGTCTTCCGAAGCGCTTTACCGCAAGCGACCGCGTCAAGGAATTCCCGACCGAAAAGAGCAAGGCGAAAGTCGCCGAAATCGCCGAAAAGAAGCTCGGTGAAAAGTATTTTGGAAAACTCGTCGGAAAGCTCGTCGCCGAAGATTCGACTGACGGCTACCGCATGACCTTTGACCAGGGCGACATCATTCACCTGCGTCCGAGCGGCAACGCTCCGGAACTCCGCTGCTACATCGAATGCGATACCGCTGCCCGAGCCGAAGAACTCAAGGGAAAGGTTCTCGCCATTATGCAGGGTTGGAAAGCCTAA
- a CDS encoding acyl-ACP thioesterase domain-containing protein encodes MGLTENFNRWYDEDGFTFHAEMRVPFTQCGPDGKMMLFDFLRLTTDLSTEDIRLRGTPIEFLNQHNIARFVVRSAFHFYQMPKLDDRIEFITAEDKSDSFQFNRIYKVLDSEGNPLISGVSKWMITAFDTRKILPTKAIEKFRKLNTVPLEKPETLHCGKIIEPENMEKVGEETIRRSHLDSNNHTDNAYYAAFIINSLPDEFATKPLIDFRINYSKEALYGETLELFMTKSAENRIIVVGKKQDEVSFISELSF; translated from the coding sequence ATGGGATTGACCGAAAATTTCAACCGTTGGTATGATGAAGACGGTTTCACTTTCCACGCCGAGATGCGCGTTCCTTTTACGCAGTGCGGCCCCGACGGAAAGATGATGCTGTTTGATTTTTTACGGCTGACGACAGACCTTTCGACAGAAGACATCCGCTTGCGCGGTACGCCTATAGAATTTTTGAACCAGCACAACATCGCCCGTTTTGTCGTCCGAAGCGCCTTCCACTTTTATCAAATGCCGAAACTCGACGATCGAATTGAATTCATCACCGCCGAAGACAAGTCGGATTCCTTCCAGTTCAATCGCATCTATAAGGTTCTGGATTCCGAAGGGAATCCGTTGATTTCGGGTGTTTCCAAATGGATGATTACCGCTTTTGATACCCGAAAGATCTTGCCGACCAAGGCTATTGAAAAATTCCGTAAGCTGAACACGGTTCCGCTCGAAAAACCGGAAACCCTCCACTGCGGGAAAATCATCGAGCCGGAAAACATGGAAAAAGTCGGCGAAGAGACCATTCGTCGTTCCCATCTCGATAGCAATAATCATACGGACAACGCTTACTACGCGGCTTTCATCATAAACTCATTACCCGATGAATTCGCCACGAAACCGCTTATTGATTTTCGAATCAATTATTCCAAGGAAGCGCTTTACGGAGAAACCTTGGAACTTTTTATGACGAAATCCGCAGAAAATCGAATTATTGTCGTAGGGAAGAAGCAGGACGAAGTCTCATTCATAAGCGAACTCAGCTTTTAG
- the fabF gene encoding beta-ketoacyl-ACP synthase II: protein MNKRRIVITGMGAVTPIGKTVPSMWQSIQQGKSGVAPITLFDASSSPVKIAAEIKDFKPEEHGIDPKEARRMARFTQYLLAAANEAVADAKLTKEDLAAEKTGIIAGNGLAGMDIVDASYSKYIECGKRRASPLAMPELIANEACANVSIALGITGSAWTIATACASGTDALGLALDTIRSGRLDICLAGGSESGVTEFSIKSFAGMHALTDKFNGAPEKASRPFDKDRSGFVMGEGGGILVLEELEHAKARGAHIYAELAGYGASADAYHITSPRPGGETCAKALTRAIQDAGIAPTDIQYYNAHGTSTHLNDSTETAMLKIALGEHAYKIKVSSTKSMTGHCVGAAGAIEAIISTLAITNSYFPATINLDNPDEDCDLDYVPNVGVSGNIDCAASASLGFGGHNGIVILKKFRD, encoded by the coding sequence ATGAATAAAAGACGAATTGTAATCACCGGTATGGGCGCTGTCACTCCGATTGGAAAAACAGTTCCCTCGATGTGGCAATCCATTCAGCAGGGCAAGAGCGGTGTCGCTCCCATTACGCTTTTTGACGCAAGTTCTTCCCCGGTAAAGATTGCGGCAGAAATCAAGGATTTTAAGCCGGAAGAACACGGCATCGATCCGAAGGAAGCGCGCCGCATGGCTCGCTTCACACAGTACCTTCTTGCCGCCGCAAACGAAGCTGTGGCAGATGCAAAGCTCACCAAAGAAGATCTCGCCGCGGAAAAGACGGGCATAATCGCCGGTAACGGTCTTGCCGGTATGGATATTGTCGACGCTTCTTATTCAAAGTATATCGAATGCGGCAAGCGCAGAGCATCGCCTCTCGCCATGCCGGAACTGATTGCAAACGAAGCCTGTGCAAACGTTTCGATTGCGCTCGGCATTACCGGTTCCGCTTGGACAATTGCAACGGCTTGCGCTTCGGGTACGGACGCCCTGGGCCTCGCCCTGGACACGATCCGTTCTGGACGTTTGGACATTTGCCTTGCCGGCGGTTCGGAAAGCGGTGTTACCGAGTTTTCGATTAAGAGCTTTGCAGGCATGCACGCGCTCACCGACAAGTTCAACGGCGCTCCGGAAAAGGCTTCCCGCCCATTCGACAAGGATCGTTCCGGTTTTGTCATGGGTGAAGGCGGCGGCATTCTCGTTCTCGAAGAACTCGAACATGCCAAGGCTCGTGGTGCACACATTTACGCGGAACTCGCCGGCTACGGAGCTTCTGCCGATGCTTACCACATCACCAGTCCGCGTCCGGGTGGAGAAACCTGTGCCAAGGCCTTGACCCGCGCCATCCAGGATGCAGGCATCGCTCCGACCGACATTCAATATTACAACGCTCACGGAACTTCGACCCACCTGAACGATTCCACCGAAACCGCAATGCTCAAAATCGCCCTCGGCGAACACGCTTACAAGATCAAGGTTTCGAGCACAAAGAGCATGACCGGCCACTGCGTCGGCGCCGCTGGCGCCATCGAAGCGATTATCTCAACTCTCGCCATCACAAACTCCTACTTCCCGGCAACCATCAACCTGGACAATCCGGACGAAGACTGCGACCTCGACTACGTGCCAAACGTCGGCGTTTCGGGAAATATCGATTGTGCGGCTTCCGCATCCCTCGGATTCGGTGGACACAACGGCATTGTGATTCTCAAAAAGTTTAGGGACTAA
- a CDS encoding DUF2334 domain-containing protein, with product MELNKDIADISAAEAESYKGKRFILCYHDYNIKNFESALVQIEKITKVVGSPISIAVVPSIGAVPEEERERFCESIEKLKASGHELLLHGARHAANLSKERSVFGKSALMFSNNVAEFAGLNEEESQALLDRSIALWHALGQEELPIGYVPPAWYDNNYLKDQILAKFKTYEDRTTIYKKSELIVSVNEDDETDEEAMGEAATENAEKQVHQQENTEKFLSFGISFAGLPDISLGVAQTSACLTIQAPIGTPRLTIHHVDFTSIGENRVMNLIRYAMSKREKIFYRDL from the coding sequence ATGGAACTCAATAAAGACATTGCCGACATTTCTGCCGCAGAAGCAGAAAGCTACAAAGGCAAAAGATTCATTCTGTGCTACCACGACTATAACATCAAGAACTTTGAAAGCGCTCTTGTCCAGATCGAAAAGATCACGAAAGTCGTGGGATCCCCCATTTCTATTGCAGTTGTTCCGTCGATCGGAGCGGTCCCGGAAGAAGAACGCGAACGCTTTTGCGAATCCATCGAAAAGCTCAAGGCCAGCGGACATGAACTTTTGCTCCACGGTGCACGTCATGCGGCTAACCTCAGCAAGGAACGTTCCGTCTTCGGGAAGAGCGCTCTCATGTTCTCGAACAACGTCGCCGAATTTGCAGGCTTGAACGAAGAAGAATCCCAGGCGCTCCTCGACCGTTCGATCGCCCTCTGGCACGCACTCGGGCAGGAAGAACTCCCAATCGGCTATGTTCCGCCCGCCTGGTATGACAACAACTATTTAAAGGATCAGATTCTTGCCAAGTTCAAGACTTACGAAGATCGCACGACGATTTACAAGAAAAGCGAACTGATCGTTTCCGTGAACGAAGATGACGAAACCGACGAAGAAGCAATGGGCGAAGCGGCTACCGAAAACGCCGAAAAGCAGGTCCATCAACAAGAAAATACAGAAAAGTTCCTTTCCTTCGGCATCAGCTTTGCAGGCCTTCCGGATATTTCCCTCGGTGTGGCTCAGACTTCCGCCTGTCTCACAATCCAGGCTCCAATCGGAACTCCGCGTCTGACCATCCACCATGTGGACTTCACTTCCATCGGCGAAAACCGCGTGATGAACCTCATCCGCTACGCGATGTCGAAGCGTGAAAAAATCTTCTACCGGGATCTCTAA
- a CDS encoding AMP-binding protein, which produces MHLLLNFIDRVDYTSYEDLYTHFKINVPDNFNFAYDVVDVYAEKDPKKEALVWCDDNDEKHIFTFKDLSLASKRTANFLKMHGIQKGDRVQLMLRRRYEFWFFLLALHRIGAIAVPATNMLSAADLEYRFNAAEIKMVVAYDDPAMQKEIETARAKSPSVETLVAVGQPRQGWTSFYDDYEICASKFERPTGENEIKNDDIMVIYFTSGTSSNPKMVAHTFTYPLGHIVTAKYWQNVVDGGRHLTVAETGWAKALWGKIYGQWLAGSAVFTYDMNTFIPGKLLEKMADYKITTFCAPPTVYRYLLQHDISKYDLSSLTYCVTAGEALNVDIYNRWFEKTGHRLREGYGQTEVTLSEGNYPWMDPHPGSMGKPSPGYRIEIVRPDGTPCDDEEVGEIIIKIDGGKPFGMFGGYYKDPERTEKVFEGGVYHTGDTAWRDKDGYCWFIGRTDDLIKSSGYRISPFEVEEVLLKHPAVMEVAVTGVEDPSRGQAIKATIVLQKGFNASKELAKDIQLFTKKVAASYKSPRIIDFVTELPKTISGKIRRASIREKDKQDQQKSDAEKAN; this is translated from the coding sequence ATGCATCTTCTCTTAAACTTTATCGACCGTGTAGATTACACTTCTTACGAAGATCTCTACACTCACTTCAAGATCAATGTCCCTGATAACTTCAACTTCGCCTATGACGTCGTCGATGTTTACGCCGAGAAAGACCCGAAGAAAGAAGCTCTCGTCTGGTGCGATGATAACGATGAAAAGCACATTTTCACCTTCAAGGACCTTTCGCTCGCTTCCAAGCGTACAGCAAATTTCTTGAAGATGCACGGAATCCAGAAAGGCGACCGCGTCCAGTTGATGCTCCGCCGCCGCTATGAATTCTGGTTCTTCCTTCTCGCTCTGCACCGCATTGGCGCGATCGCCGTTCCGGCGACGAACATGCTTTCTGCCGCAGACCTCGAATACCGCTTTAACGCGGCCGAAATCAAGATGGTCGTCGCCTACGATGACCCGGCAATGCAGAAAGAAATTGAAACCGCCCGCGCCAAATCTCCATCCGTGGAAACGCTTGTCGCTGTCGGTCAGCCGCGCCAAGGTTGGACATCTTTTTACGACGATTACGAAATCTGTGCATCCAAATTCGAACGTCCGACCGGCGAAAACGAAATCAAGAACGATGACATCATGGTCATCTACTTCACCAGTGGAACCTCCAGCAATCCGAAGATGGTCGCCCACACGTTCACCTACCCGCTCGGTCACATCGTGACGGCAAAGTACTGGCAAAACGTGGTCGACGGCGGACGTCACTTGACCGTGGCCGAAACCGGCTGGGCAAAGGCTCTGTGGGGAAAGATCTACGGTCAGTGGCTCGCAGGCAGTGCCGTGTTCACCTATGACATGAACACCTTTATCCCGGGAAAGCTTCTCGAAAAGATGGCGGATTACAAGATTACCACGTTCTGCGCACCGCCGACGGTTTACCGCTACCTGCTCCAGCACGACATTTCCAAGTACGACCTTTCAAGCCTCACCTACTGCGTGACCGCTGGTGAAGCCCTGAACGTGGACATTTACAATCGTTGGTTCGAAAAGACCGGCCACCGTCTGCGCGAAGGTTACGGTCAAACGGAAGTCACCCTTTCCGAAGGCAACTACCCATGGATGGATCCGCATCCAGGTTCTATGGGAAAGCCGTCGCCGGGATACCGTATTGAAATCGTCCGTCCGGACGGCACTCCTTGTGACGACGAGGAAGTCGGCGAAATCATCATCAAAATCGATGGCGGAAAACCGTTCGGCATGTTCGGCGGCTATTACAAAGATCCGGAACGCACCGAAAAAGTCTTTGAAGGCGGCGTGTATCACACAGGCGATACCGCTTGGCGTGACAAGGATGGCTACTGCTGGTTCATCGGTCGTACCGATGACCTGATCAAGAGCTCCGGTTATCGCATCAGCCCCTTCGAAGTGGAAGAAGTTCTGCTCAAGCATCCAGCGGTGATGGAAGTCGCCGTGACCGGCGTAGAAGATCCTTCCCGTGGACAGGCGATCAAGGCGACGATCGTTTTGCAAAAGGGCTTCAATGCATCAAAGGAACTCGCCAAGGACATCCAGCTTTTCACCAAGAAGGTGGCCGCCTCTTACAAGAGCCCGCGCATCATCGACTTCGTGACCGAACTTCCTAAAACGATCAGCGGCAAGATCCGCCGCGCCTCGATCCGTGAAAAGGATAAACAAGATCAACAAAAGAGCGACGCAGAAAAGGCTAATTAA